In Wolbachia endosymbiont (group B) of Germaria angustata, the following are encoded in one genomic region:
- a CDS encoding complex I NDUFA9 subunit family protein, producing the protein MIKRIVIFGGTGFIGKHIVRRLAAAGYLIRIFTRDQEKAACLKLCGNLGQISIIEGDFFNEKSILESMEGCDVVINLVGILYEKRKYDFYDVHVGVAERIAKAAQIKSVYMMIHFSAMGIENRKLSRYAHSKLEGEKAVTLAFQGAIIIKPSLVFGKEDSFFNKFARLATILPFLPLIGSGITKFQPICVTNLAEVVYRIISFNKQDKKIYNIGGPKVYSFKSLLKFILNVTNRKCLLINVPFPMARLIAFFLESKVVSVLLKPITGDASPILTRDQVKVMMSSSIEKSDDLGTMKIRPLAIENVVPEYLKIYRKH; encoded by the coding sequence GTGATAAAACGTATAGTTATTTTTGGTGGAACGGGATTTATAGGAAAACACATCGTAAGACGCTTGGCAGCGGCGGGGTATTTAATAAGAATATTTACTCGTGATCAGGAAAAAGCTGCTTGTCTGAAGTTATGTGGAAATTTAGGACAAATATCAATAATTGAAGGAGATTTTTTTAATGAAAAATCAATTTTAGAAAGTATGGAGGGGTGTGATGTTGTTATAAATTTAGTAGGAATATTATATGAAAAAAGAAAATACGATTTCTATGACGTTCATGTTGGAGTAGCTGAAAGAATAGCAAAAGCTGCGCAAATAAAAAGTGTATACATGATGATACATTTTTCTGCCATGGGAATAGAAAATAGGAAGCTGTCAAGATACGCCCACAGTAAATTAGAAGGTGAAAAAGCTGTAACTTTAGCATTTCAGGGAGCAATAATAATTAAGCCAAGTCTTGTATTCGGTAAAGAAGATAGTTTCTTCAATAAATTTGCAAGATTAGCAACAATTCTTCCTTTTTTGCCGTTAATCGGTAGTGGAATAACGAAGTTTCAGCCGATATGTGTAACAAACTTAGCTGAAGTGGTATACCGTATTATCAGCTTTAATAAGCAAGATAAAAAAATTTATAATATAGGTGGACCAAAAGTTTACTCTTTTAAAAGCTTATTAAAGTTTATTCTGAATGTGACTAACAGAAAGTGTCTACTGATCAATGTACCTTTTCCAATGGCAAGATTGATAGCCTTTTTCTTAGAAAGTAAAGTTGTTTCTGTGCTGTTAAAACCTATAACCGGAGATGCAAGCCCTATACTTACTCGAGATCAGGTGAAAGTTATGATGAGTAGTTCAATCGAAAAGTCAGATGATCTCGGAACAATGAAAATTAGACCACTAGCAATTGAAAATGTGGTACCAGAATACTTGAAAATTTATAGAAAGCATTGA
- a CDS encoding UDP-N-acetylmuramoyl-tripeptide--D-alanyl-D-alanine ligase, whose translation MLKWNANNIIDATGGRGEGVCNSVYSSNISTDTRSIKKGDLFIALKGKKFDGHDFLHEAFLKGAVAAVVSEDKYRNFPLIIVQDTLKALHNMASYCIRNILVNAKVITITGSVGKTTTKDMLNTVLLHYGVSHVNEGNLNNNIGLPFTILKAPEDCQYLILEIGMSRAGEIKELSEISNPDIAVITNIEPAHVENFSSLLDIAQAKLEILHGMKNNGTLVLNKDNEHYDYLLSNANRNVVSFGKNESATVCLLDLIRDDNGLNLKIKLNSGQIMNCNLPVKGEHFAYSALVVTAVLQSLELDLSKLPLALENFTVTEGRGNVHQAKYNGKLVHLINDSYNANPTSMKAAIRTLGTYSNLRKVALLGDMLGLGNESIVFHTELLDSIVEQNVNKVHTVGKFMLELNKLLPENIKGMHFDDSNQLKSNLANIVQGNDVILVKGSHGMRMDLIVQEFTIEY comes from the coding sequence ATGTTAAAATGGAACGCAAATAATATTATCGATGCTACTGGTGGAAGAGGGGAGGGTGTTTGTAATTCGGTGTATAGCTCAAATATTTCAACGGATACAAGAAGCATAAAAAAAGGTGATTTATTTATTGCTCTCAAGGGAAAGAAATTTGATGGGCATGATTTTCTACATGAAGCATTTTTAAAAGGAGCTGTTGCTGCGGTAGTAAGCGAAGATAAATATAGAAATTTTCCTCTAATTATTGTGCAAGATACTCTAAAAGCTTTGCATAATATGGCATCATATTGCATTAGAAATATTCTTGTTAATGCTAAAGTTATCACAATTACAGGTAGTGTTGGGAAAACCACTACAAAAGATATGCTTAACACTGTTTTGTTGCATTATGGAGTATCTCATGTAAATGAAGGTAACTTGAATAATAATATAGGATTGCCTTTTACGATTCTAAAAGCGCCAGAAGACTGTCAGTATTTAATCCTTGAAATAGGAATGAGTAGAGCTGGTGAAATAAAAGAGTTATCGGAGATTAGCAATCCGGATATTGCAGTTATTACCAACATTGAACCTGCGCATGTTGAAAATTTTTCATCTCTACTTGATATTGCGCAAGCGAAATTAGAAATTCTACATGGTATGAAAAATAATGGTACTTTGGTTTTGAATAAGGATAATGAACATTATGATTATCTCTTATCAAATGCTAACAGAAATGTAGTAAGCTTTGGTAAGAATGAAAGTGCTACTGTTTGTTTGTTAGACCTAATAAGAGACGATAACGGTCTAAATTTAAAAATCAAACTGAACAGTGGTCAAATTATGAACTGTAATTTACCTGTAAAAGGCGAACATTTTGCATACTCTGCATTAGTTGTTACAGCAGTTTTGCAAAGTCTCGAACTTGATTTATCTAAATTACCACTAGCACTTGAGAATTTTACTGTAACAGAAGGTAGAGGTAATGTTCATCAAGCTAAATACAATGGAAAATTAGTACATTTGATTAACGACTCCTATAATGCTAACCCTACTTCAATGAAGGCTGCAATAAGAACTTTAGGTACATATTCTAATTTAAGAAAAGTGGCACTACTTGGCGATATGTTAGGACTTGGTAATGAAAGCATAGTATTTCATACAGAATTGCTTGACTCTATAGTAGAACAAAATGTGAATAAAGTTCATACAGTTGGTAAATTTATGTTAGAATTGAATAAACTTTTACCGGAGAATATAAAAGGCATGCATTTCGATGATTCTAACCAATTGAAAAGTAATTTAGCTAATATTGTTCAAGGTAATGATGTAATTTTAGTTAAAGGTTCTCATGGAATGAGAATGGACCTTATAGTGCAGGAATTCACAATAGAATATTAA
- a CDS encoding HIT domain-containing protein, protein MGSTAYDDTNIFAKILRGELSYEEIHKNENVLAFRDKYPDAPVHILVIPKAQYVSYDDFVLKASEEEIVSFFKTVREIAHKYNLEKTGYRLVTNHGKDGEQVIPHFHIHILGGKRLGKHVNS, encoded by the coding sequence ATGGGTAGTACAGCTTATGATGACACTAATATCTTTGCTAAGATATTAAGAGGTGAGTTGTCTTATGAGGAAATACACAAAAATGAAAATGTGCTAGCTTTTCGTGATAAGTATCCTGATGCACCAGTTCATATTCTAGTTATACCAAAAGCTCAATACGTTTCATATGATGATTTTGTTCTGAAAGCTTCCGAAGAGGAAATAGTAAGTTTTTTTAAAACTGTTAGAGAAATAGCACATAAATATAACTTAGAAAAAACAGGATATAGATTAGTTACTAATCACGGTAAAGATGGAGAGCAAGTTATACCGCACTTTCACATACATATTTTAGGTGGTAAAAGATTAGGAAAGCATGTAAATTCATAG
- a CDS encoding NADH-quinone oxidoreductase subunit A, which yields MSEYLTILIFICVSIVVSFTLGVLPMFLAVSNPDGEKLSTYECGFNPLSRARKSFDIKFYLVAILFIIFDLEIAFLFPWAVSLSKISYCGFWSMMIFLAILTIGFIYEWCKGALEWK from the coding sequence ATGAGTGAATATTTAACCATATTAATTTTTATCTGTGTATCAATTGTAGTATCCTTTACTTTAGGTGTATTACCTATGTTTCTTGCAGTCAGTAACCCAGATGGTGAAAAGCTTTCTACATATGAGTGTGGCTTTAATCCTTTATCAAGAGCCAGAAAAAGTTTCGACATAAAATTTTACTTAGTTGCAATATTGTTCATAATATTCGATTTAGAAATTGCTTTTCTTTTCCCTTGGGCCGTTTCTTTATCTAAAATAAGCTATTGCGGATTTTGGTCTATGATGATATTCCTTGCAATACTTACTATAGGCTTTATTTATGAGTGGTGTAAAGGTGCGTTGGAATGGAAGTAA
- a CDS encoding NuoB/complex I 20 kDa subunit family protein, producing the protein MEVNLSNGDWNRYKKEGFLITKFGDLIDYIMNWARSGSLWPMTFGLACCAVEMMHTASSRYDLDRYGIIFRASPRQADVMIVAGTLTNKMAAALRKVYDQMADPKYVVSMGSCANGGGYYHYSYSVVRGCDRIVPVDVYVPGCPPTAEALLYGMLCLQNKIKRTKNI; encoded by the coding sequence ATGGAAGTAAATTTATCTAATGGCGACTGGAATCGTTACAAAAAAGAAGGTTTTCTTATCACTAAATTTGGCGATTTAATAGATTATATAATGAACTGGGCAAGGTCTGGTTCATTGTGGCCAATGACATTTGGTCTTGCATGTTGCGCAGTAGAGATGATGCACACTGCATCCAGTCGTTATGATCTTGATAGATATGGAATAATCTTTCGTGCAAGCCCAAGGCAAGCAGATGTTATGATTGTTGCTGGCACGTTAACTAATAAAATGGCAGCAGCATTGCGTAAAGTTTATGATCAAATGGCGGACCCCAAATACGTCGTTTCTATGGGAAGTTGTGCAAATGGCGGTGGCTATTATCATTATTCTTACTCAGTAGTCCGTGGTTGCGACAGAATTGTACCAGTTGATGTATATGTTCCTGGATGCCCTCCAACTGCTGAGGCGTTACTATATGGAATGCTATGTCTACAAAATAAAATAAAACGAACTAAGAATATATAG
- a CDS encoding NADH-quinone oxidoreductase subunit C — MDKTAKYIQKKTKCECIQKNDGTIVIYSALNEIENHLLFLRDDEKCRLELLVDVFGVDYPDREKRFELIYNLLSVVHNIRVHIKLQLCEGDIPLSVAKIFNAASWFEREVFDMYGIEFSDHPDLRRILTDYGFKGHPMLKDFPLTGYEEVRYDIEAKKVVYNTIDLPQDFRMFDSLSPWEGSKATKVNIKE; from the coding sequence ATGGATAAAACTGCAAAATACATACAAAAAAAGACTAAATGTGAATGTATTCAGAAAAATGATGGCACTATTGTAATATATTCAGCTTTGAATGAAATTGAAAATCACTTACTCTTTCTACGTGATGATGAAAAGTGTAGGCTTGAATTATTAGTTGACGTTTTTGGAGTTGATTACCCAGATAGAGAAAAACGTTTCGAGCTAATATACAATTTGCTCAGCGTTGTACACAATATCAGAGTACACATAAAGCTTCAGTTATGCGAAGGTGATATACCTCTAAGTGTAGCAAAGATATTTAACGCAGCTTCGTGGTTTGAGCGTGAAGTATTTGATATGTATGGAATAGAGTTTTCTGATCACCCAGATTTACGTAGGATTTTAACGGATTATGGATTCAAAGGTCATCCAATGTTAAAAGATTTTCCTCTCACTGGCTACGAGGAAGTAAGATACGATATAGAGGCAAAAAAGGTTGTATATAATACTATAGACTTACCACAAGATTTTCGTATGTTTGACAGCTTATCCCCTTGGGAAGGTAGTAAAGCCACAAAAGTAAATATAAAGGAGTAG
- the mdh gene encoding malate dehydrogenase translates to MTAQRKKISLIGAGNIGGTLAHMIALRELGDVILLDVSNGIPQGKALDITESSPIDRSNVNITGTNRYEDIKNSDAIIITAGIARKPGMSRDDLLQTNAAVMKEIGENIKKHSPNAFVIVVTNPLDAMVSVVYKSSSLPTNMIIGMAGVLDSARFRYFLASELNISVEDVSAFVLGGHGDTMVPLINYASIAGIPLTQIIEMGLITRGKVDEIVERTRNGGKEIIDLLKSGSAYYAPASSAISMLESYLKDKRRILPCAAYLNGEYGVKDLFIGVPTIIGKNGVEKVLEVKMNDSEQEMFYKSVSAVKELCQLN, encoded by the coding sequence ATGACAGCACAAAGAAAAAAAATATCTTTGATTGGTGCAGGAAATATCGGTGGGACTCTTGCCCATATGATTGCACTAAGAGAGCTAGGAGATGTTATTTTGCTTGATGTCAGCAATGGAATACCACAAGGTAAAGCGCTTGACATTACAGAATCATCTCCTATTGATCGATCTAATGTCAATATTACTGGTACAAATAGGTATGAAGATATAAAAAACTCTGACGCAATTATAATAACTGCTGGCATTGCCAGAAAACCTGGAATGAGCAGAGATGACCTTCTGCAAACTAATGCTGCAGTAATGAAAGAGATTGGGGAAAATATTAAAAAACATTCTCCAAACGCATTTGTAATAGTGGTTACCAATCCTTTAGATGCTATGGTTTCAGTAGTATACAAATCTTCAAGCCTGCCAACTAATATGATTATTGGTATGGCAGGAGTGCTTGACTCTGCTCGTTTTCGTTATTTTCTTGCAAGTGAGTTAAATATTTCTGTCGAAGACGTATCTGCTTTTGTGCTTGGAGGACATGGTGACACTATGGTACCACTAATCAATTATGCTTCAATTGCTGGCATTCCACTTACCCAAATCATTGAGATGGGTTTGATTACGCGAGGAAAAGTTGATGAAATAGTTGAGCGCACTCGTAATGGTGGAAAAGAAATAATTGATCTACTTAAATCTGGATCTGCATACTATGCTCCTGCATCTTCAGCCATAAGCATGCTAGAATCATACTTAAAAGATAAAAGGCGTATATTACCATGCGCTGCTTATCTTAATGGTGAATATGGTGTGAAAGACTTATTCATTGGTGTTCCTACTATTATTGGCAAAAATGGAGTTGAGAAAGTTCTAGAAGTTAAAATGAACGATAGTGAACAAGAGATGTTTTATAAATCTGTAAGTGCAGTAAAAGAGCTCTGTCAGCTAAATTAA